DNA sequence from the Solea solea chromosome 12, fSolSol10.1, whole genome shotgun sequence genome:
CTTGGACCTTTTGTCCTTCCTTGGCAATTTAGTCCTCCTCAAGaacattactatgtttaaacttGTGTAAGCTCTTTCATGTTTGTGCCATGAgtcagactgtctgtctgtcggtctgtctatctactatctatctatctacagtataaaGGCTGGATAAAAGCTCTTATGTTGTCATCAGCAGAGTTCGGAGGCCAGGTGCATACTTGAGGAGCCGGTGGACTGGGCAGATGGCTTTGTGGTCGTGTACAACATCAGTGACCGCAGTTCCTTCATCCACGCCAAGAACATCCTGCTGCAGATTCGGGAGGCGCGCATGGACAACTGCAAAGGGTCAGAAGCAGCGCAgtgagggtattttaatctggACAGAAGCCGCGGAGAACCTGCAACCACTGCAGTGATCAAAGCATTGGCAGTATTTGAACTTGCAGTGGCACCGGAAGTGTTTTCCACACTCAGGTCACTAGTTGCTGCAAGTATAAGAGACATAGAAAGCAACTGTGGTTCACTGCATTAAAATTTAATCTTAAagtataaataatgtaaaaaatattgcattttaagtTGATCCACTTATACagtaaaatactttatttaattgttaatgTCTGTTTATCTTTATCTAAAATGTTTCTTCAGTTGCAGTTGAACCCTTTAAACGGGTCATTTAAAGGGCTGAATTTTCATCCAAAAAGCAAACAAGTGCTTAGATGTACTTTGTGATTATATTAGTGGGATGTGCCGTAAACACAATAGGAAACAAAACTGAGCAGTATGGTTGTCCTACTTTCACTGAGGCCGAGCAGGAATCCTCATGCAGTTTTGAGTTTGAGGAATGCTGGAAGTCCAGACTGGCTCCGACAAACTGAGGGACTCGCTGCAAACATACAAGCGTCAACGTTTAGTTTGCTGCAAAAAGAGGCCAAACACATTCATCAGTCTGCCCTGTCATGCACCGTGGTATCTCCTGAAGAGATTTATGTAGTCgctgacaggtgtgtgtgaaaTCCTGGACTCAAATTATGTTGTCCTGTTGAAAACCATGCAACTTTTCTGAGTTATTTTCTGAGATAATCTTTGTCAAATTCCCATCAAAAGAAGAAGCTTTCCCTCAgtatgtgaacattttcttctgtGCATCAGTACTACAGTCTAAGAAAAGGTACTTCTATACACAGTGTATAGTGTTGCAGCAATGGGCTCAGAATGGATCATTCAGTCGTTCAACgtcctcttcttcatctcaCGTCTCCACCCTCTCTGTTGCAGTGACGTGGAGGTTCCCGTGTGTCTGGTGGGCAACAAGCAGGACCTGTGCCACATCCGGCAGGTATGTGAGGACGAGGGCCGCTGCCTGGCACAGGAGAACCACTGCAACTTTCAGGAGGTGTCGGCGGCCGAGAGCTACCAAGACATCGCCAACCTCTTCACACAGCTCATCCGGCAGGTGATGGAGCACCTGAAGTACAGAGCAGACCGACGCCGCTACAGCGGCTCCAAGTCCATGGCTAAACTCATCAACAACGTGTTTGGCAAGAGGAGGAAGTCAGTGTGACGGCTCCAGTGTTGACAGTAGATGATGATGAGTTGCAGGGACACAGAGGCGGTGTGTATGGACCCGGGATTAACGGAACCATATAATGTGCAAACTGTTGAGTATGTGTTACAAACACCAACCCAGAATGTTTACATAGAAACTTGATGTCATTTACTTAAGGACCTTAATACTTCCAACAGTGGTGCACATGACCTTGAGGGCAGGCTCAAGAAATAGTTTCATGACAAAAAGGTCGATTATGATACtcacagaatgtgtgtgtttttagtgctTTCTCTAACAATTCTATATTCTTTTTTGATATCttgcttatatttttttttaagtggtcTATAAAATACACATCTGGCACATCTATTTAGAGCTCTGAGTCAGACTGAGGTTCGGTTATGTAAAGCTGTGCCATTATTAAACTATACTGACTGTACGAAAAGAATGATAAAGGTGTAAATGATCCTGCCCAGGTGCCACGAGCCTGTgaggaaaatgtaaatgaagcACAGTCTGTACTTGTAGAAACAGGTCTAATCAGACAACGAAAGTCAAACCACCTGATTACCATGCGTTGGACCTTTGGAAGGAAAAATCTTCGGTTCGGACTCAAATTGTTGTTTTCGGATAAATTAGAATTATGCATGATGTGAGCTCAAACTAATAAGAGTCGTGATTTAAATCAGCAATCATCTGATTAGCCAAAAGAGTCCAAGAATGTAACCGCACATTTGGTGCCAACTTTCAGAACTTAGTGActtttgataaaaaaacaacaacaacaacaacaactcctgaCTCTAAGAGTATCAGCTCTTTTCCAAACATAATGTCTTGCTGCTTTTAACGCTGTAGATTTCACACATGAAGTACAACTATAATTTGGACGCATGCACATCTGAGGACGCTGAGTGAACACGTCAACACGTCACATTTAAACCTGGATTGAAGCATCCTGTGGCAATTTGTATCCTGCAGCTGCTCAACTGTTTTTCTAAAGAATCCACAGATACTGTTTGTCAGTTTAGACGAGAGGGATGAAGTTTATTGACTCTTTTAAGAACATTGTGCTCAGATATTTTATTATACAATAATAAAGCATGTTGATACTATGATACTGCAAACGTGTTTGTTTAAACCCCCCCATGCACAATACAAGACCCACCAGCATTTGTATCCTTTTCTTTTGATAGACTGTGTTTATATTAATGTCAAATGTATTAATTCCTGTATGTATTTGGCCTTTTAACAGAACACTACTAAGAGCTACCGTAACTAATGCCAATTAAGGTCATGGACTCATTCTTTGCTGAGCTATTCTTCTTAAATCCAGTTATGTAATCGACATACTGTACAGAATGTACCAGAcattgtgtggaaaaaaaaagaaaaagtaattcAAAcagtttttgtgctttttttaatggtgttttcctctcttgtaaatactgtaaaaacactgcTTGTTCCAGaggaaattaaaattaaacgGTGTCTGATAACAAGTCTGTTTGATCTCTTTAGGGTGTGTGAGCCACTGTGCGTGAGCTAAAGTTAAATTACATGagatgacatttgttttttttcctctaaagcTTCAATAAGCAgacatttcctgtgtgcagctgggGAAAAacttaacaataacaaaattgTTTTAGAGGCAGGAGAAGCGAGAAATGTTCTATTATTACACTGAATTCTTTAGTCAATCACAGGActtccactagatggcagcatagttgacaaaaaaataagagcTGATAATAAGGATGCCCTCTTTTCCTTATGACACATTACACTCGGGTAAAGTtcaaattattaaataaaatgactttcaGTTCTCCAAAAAGAACatttcttgggagtgaacaggcatgtatttattatttactataaCCAAATAACTGCCAAAATAATTTAATAGGcaaaacaatcctaaaaacattaTGTTAAACTACAGCTGCCAAAGCAAATTGGAACTGAAATTTGAATCCATGCAACAAACAAGGCCCTGTTTCTGAttgtataataaatattttgCCTAATAAGTTTATATATCTTGAGTCTTAATATAGAGCTCATGGAGCAGAGAAAGCAAAGCCATCATTGCCTCTTTATTATTAGGCTACATGGGTAAAAATCACactgaacaaataaaataaacgagTGGTATCTGAATAGCATTGGGTTGCCGTGGCAACCCCAAAGCATTAAGAGAATCAATAAGAGTACACGCCTAATCTAATGgaccacagaaaaataaataactggtGTTGACACTTTCAAATTAGATCAAGATTAATCAAATCTGCCTCAGCCTCAAGTGTTTGCTGTTGACTTGCTCGTGTAATGACCTGCATcagtgggtggagtttgcacctTCAGCTCATAAATGCTTACAGATAGAAAGTGGGTAAAGGATTTAGAACAAAAGTAgactctgtttttctgtcttcttaATGACTAAGGTTTGTAATTGGTTAAATCTTACAGTCGCACACACTGTCAGTTATAACATTAATTGTGTCTTCAATCTCAAATGTTTTCATCTAAGAATTGCTTTGCCACAAAGGAAGTCATGTGTTTCACATTTCCAGCAGCagtttgaaagaaaagaaaaaggctcCACCCACACAGACCAAACAGGAAATTGAAGAAATAAGACATCACAGTGTCAGCCACTGAGTTTAAGTGACAGGTTATTTCTGAGGAGATTTGGGCAGAACAGCTCCAAGCATTAGCCCATAATCACAACGGTGTCAGAAAAgtacacattaaataaaaacgagaaaaatgtatttgtattgttttttaacCATCTaggatggttaaaaaaaaaattacacttgATCTCCCAATTCCCTCTTCTccactttctgtctgtctttttcagagagatgaggatgaggagtgCATACTGACAGAGACAGAACCTACAAGCGTGGCCTCGTAGCTTCAGGTCAGTGATCTTATTTGGCCCCTGTGCTGAGGAAGAATTGGTTTTGGCTGAGGACAACCATCCGAACCGAGGGGATTGGAAGCTGCTGGGACACGGCGAGAGCCAATCACAGAGGCCATCGATCAGTTCCCCTTAATCTCACAGCTGGTGAGCACATCCCCATTCCAATCTAAAACGCTGCAGCTTAGTCAGACTGACAGGGGATTGGGCAGCTTCCAAACACTTGAACCACTACAGAAATAGATCCACGTACGAGACGGAACAGTTTGTCTGCAACATCAGATGGCACTTCACTCCAGTCTCACCATCCATCACTGTGGCTGCAATCATGCCTGCAAACATGAACAGTTAGGGTTGTTTAATCCGGCCCCCGACTGAAACTCACATACTCCACCAgctctatgtatatatacatgatgtatatatacatgagGTATCCATGTGTTTGtccattttaaagctgtagtgtgtagcttaaatatcaaattaaaatcttaCCTGAAATGTATTTTCCATATAGCAGGAATTGAAATCAGTCTGAATCAGCAACATGACCTCATGCTGTGGTCATGTTGCATGAGTGAACACAGTGATTGGttgttgtacacacacagacatctgcATTGTGTACTTTGCCTCTAAAGTGAGACATTTTCCATTATCCATTTATTTCTTAAATgctgttaaaatgaagaaacatttatctttatttatttatatgtatagtTTTACGAATCCTTCATCCTGAGATGTAAGTGCTTTATAGAGTACAATGAAAGAAATGTGGTATTTATAAATACTAGTACACACAATACAGTCATTACACTGGCACAGCCCCGCTGACACATAACAGctgccatccatccattgtctgccgctttatcctccacatgaaggtcacaggtcactgacacagggcgaaaggcgggggtACACGTACCCTGGACtcatcgccagtccatcgcagggccgaacaaccattcactctcacattcacacctatacagtcaatttagagtgtccacttaacctctgcatgttttgggactgtgggaagaaactggagaacctggagaaaacccacactgtaccggtggggggggggggacgacaTGCAAAACCCACACAGGAaaacccttgttccaaccacaCGGCAACAGCGCTaacagcactaaccactactccaccgcGTGGACCAACAGCTGCCACTTTGGCAACATCAAAGCGGcgctaaaactgtttacacattCAACACTGTCATTAGCAACTGTCAACGCGTCATCTCTTTGTTGCTGTCGGTTACACTTCATGATCTCTGGATAACAGATGTAGGAATGGGACAAACAATGggacaaactcgagtatctgaTACAGTCAtcttagaccatttatgaagctatgaacgtatgaagctcttaacaacacatttgtggtaagtcatttcaaagacacaattctccgaCTGAGTAGCAAATATTGGTCTCCCTAAAAGAAGCCCgtacatgactcagctaaaatccctgatttgCATTGACATttcatagtgaagcatgtgacaTATAGGATGATACTGATGATACTAGCTGTAGCTCAGTAACACTGGCTCAACCAAAATGCATGAGTTTAACAATTATTTCAGTTTCCTAATTTGACCAGTTCATAAGTGTGCTGTGAGAAAATCTACTTTTCATCTTTGTGaaccttttaaaaatgatatttgtgCCAAGAAGTAGTTAATGGAAC
Encoded proteins:
- the rerglb gene encoding RERG/RAS-like b isoform X1, which translates into the protein MNDIKLALLGSEGAGKSAVLVRFLTRRFIGEYASNTNSLYHKRLSIDGRQLNLEVFDPCSEQSSEARCILEEPVDWADGFVVVYNISDRSSFIHAKNILLQIREARMDNCKGDVEVPVCLVGNKQDLCHIRQVCEDEGRCLAQENHCNFQEVSAAESYQDIANLFTQLIRQVMEHLKYRADRRRYSGSKSMAKLINNVFGKRRKSV
- the rerglb gene encoding RERG/RAS-like b isoform X2 — encoded protein: MNDIKLALLGSEGAGKSAVLVRFLTRRFIGEYASNTNSLYHKRLSIDGRQLNLEVFDPCSESSEARCILEEPVDWADGFVVVYNISDRSSFIHAKNILLQIREARMDNCKGDVEVPVCLVGNKQDLCHIRQVCEDEGRCLAQENHCNFQEVSAAESYQDIANLFTQLIRQVMEHLKYRADRRRYSGSKSMAKLINNVFGKRRKSV